One region of Natronorubrum aibiense genomic DNA includes:
- a CDS encoding bacterio-opsin activator domain-containing protein, producing the protein MENNRHPIDTGAETGDESSGTLEGAFARVSDAVYALDSELQCTAANEQARALFGRDAGGEGEGAGVDRTTDATTRSLFGDAHVRAFESQHPHTAEAYHDAVGRWFEAQCYPDETGVTVLVRDVTDRKDRERTLVDGNRRLRSIFEDAHDAILVGDEDEIVAANPAAGELLGLERAELYGRSLEEFVHDDHDVDSAWTALLEQGRLRGSFSVVRPDGTDRIVEYNAVANVLPGTHLSILRDVTDARRRERQLECQQARLAALDHINGVVREINDAIVNGSNRAHLERVTCESLADSPSYEFAFIGDVDIRTNSITHRVEAGIDNYVETIPLSTDADDPAGRGPAGTAIRTGTMQVSNDVFEDPSFEPWREDAREHGYTSAAAIPITHDDVLYGVLGVTSARRNAFTDEERDVIGQLGEILGHAIAALERRRVLLGDELIELELVVDDAVAHFDGPEMTGHSVWFDRVVRIDDEQYLEYGTTAAETFPTVETLTERVPHWEGVTALDESHGEVTFELVIDAPPLIGVVDAYGGYVESAAIRDGDYAVTAHFSTGTDVRCVVDDITDVYPRTRTVARRRITPSREPVEQLRTRLAETLTDRQQVALEMAYSRGYFEWPRHSSGEEVAEAMTVTPATFHEHLRAAQQKLITAILEPPETTRDAVTDDP; encoded by the coding sequence ATGGAAAACAACCGGCACCCGATCGACACCGGCGCCGAAACGGGCGACGAGTCGTCCGGCACCCTCGAGGGTGCGTTCGCCCGGGTCTCGGACGCCGTCTACGCCCTCGATTCCGAGTTGCAGTGTACGGCTGCAAACGAGCAGGCCAGAGCCCTGTTCGGTCGAGATGCCGGCGGCGAGGGGGAAGGGGCCGGAGTAGACCGAACAACGGACGCCACCACTCGCTCGCTCTTTGGAGACGCACACGTACGCGCGTTCGAGTCCCAGCACCCACACACGGCCGAGGCGTACCACGACGCCGTCGGTCGCTGGTTCGAGGCGCAGTGTTATCCGGACGAAACCGGCGTCACCGTCCTCGTTCGAGACGTCACCGACCGGAAAGACCGGGAACGAACCCTCGTCGATGGGAACAGACGGCTGCGGTCGATCTTCGAGGACGCACACGATGCGATCCTCGTCGGTGACGAGGACGAAATCGTCGCCGCCAACCCGGCCGCAGGCGAATTGCTCGGCCTCGAGCGCGCGGAACTATACGGTCGCTCGCTCGAGGAGTTCGTCCACGACGACCACGACGTTGACTCGGCCTGGACGGCGCTGCTCGAGCAGGGGCGACTTCGCGGTTCGTTTTCGGTGGTTCGCCCCGATGGAACCGATCGAATTGTCGAGTACAACGCCGTCGCGAACGTTTTACCCGGCACCCACCTCTCGATTCTCAGGGACGTTACCGACGCCCGCCGTCGCGAGCGCCAACTCGAGTGTCAACAGGCGCGGCTGGCGGCACTCGACCACATCAACGGCGTCGTTCGCGAGATCAACGACGCGATCGTCAACGGCTCGAACAGGGCCCACCTCGAGCGGGTAACCTGCGAGTCGCTGGCTGATTCGCCGTCGTACGAGTTCGCGTTCATCGGGGACGTCGACATCCGGACGAATAGCATCACCCACCGCGTCGAAGCGGGAATCGACAACTACGTCGAAACCATTCCGCTGTCGACAGACGCCGACGACCCTGCCGGTCGTGGACCGGCAGGGACGGCCATCCGAACCGGAACGATGCAGGTTTCGAACGACGTCTTCGAGGACCCGTCGTTCGAGCCCTGGCGCGAGGACGCCCGCGAGCACGGCTACACCTCGGCGGCGGCGATTCCGATCACACACGACGACGTCCTCTACGGCGTCCTCGGTGTGACGAGCGCCCGTCGGAACGCGTTTACCGACGAGGAACGCGACGTCATCGGGCAACTCGGTGAAATCTTGGGCCACGCGATCGCTGCCCTCGAGCGCCGGCGCGTACTGCTCGGCGACGAACTGATCGAACTCGAACTCGTGGTCGACGACGCCGTCGCGCACTTCGACGGCCCCGAGATGACGGGCCACTCCGTCTGGTTCGATCGCGTCGTCCGGATCGACGACGAGCAGTACCTCGAGTACGGGACGACGGCCGCCGAGACCTTTCCGACGGTCGAAACCCTAACCGAGCGCGTGCCCCACTGGGAGGGGGTGACGGCCCTCGACGAGTCACACGGCGAAGTAACGTTCGAACTGGTGATCGATGCACCGCCGTTGATCGGCGTCGTCGACGCCTATGGCGGCTACGTCGAGTCGGCGGCCATCCGCGACGGCGACTACGCCGTGACGGCGCACTTCTCGACCGGGACGGACGTTCGCTGCGTCGTCGACGACATCACCGACGTCTACCCCCGGACGCGCACCGTCGCCCGTCGCCGAATCACGCCCTCGAGAGAGCCGGTCGAACAGCTTCGAACCCGGCTGGCGGAGACGCTGACCGATCGCCAGCAGGTCGCCCTCGAGATGGCGTACTCTCGCGGCTACTTCGAGTGGCCGCGCCACAGTTCCGGCGAGGAGGTCGCCGAGGCGATGACCGTCACGCCAGCGACGTTTCACGAACATCTCCGTGCCGCCCAGCAGAAACTCATTACGGCAATCCTCGAGCCACCGGAGACCACCCGTGACGCGGTCACCGACGATCCCTGA
- a CDS encoding tyrosine-type recombinase/integrase yields the protein MQDQKLEPIAPDEAVSLYLQDRENELANGTIKSYRHKLTRFVEWCDQEEIENLNTLSGRDILRFKQSRSNVLNSVSLKGQMDTLRSFIRWCESIDGVEQDLHNKVMSPTLSQGDRERDILIDSEIAKDILEHLSRFEYASLHHALLTLLWRCGARSGTVRSFDLRDYERENQRLEAKHRPETPLKNKKRGERLIALSSDVCQVLNDYIDHNREKVTNEPGRKPLLTTQFGRISKSTIRETCYRWTHPCQYNGGECPHSRDMDECQALNPPKKAPSLCPSSRSPHAWRRGAITHHLTEDVPIEVVSDRMNVSRDVLDQHYDRRSEEVKVEQRREYLSNI from the coding sequence ATGCAAGACCAGAAACTCGAGCCGATTGCACCGGATGAAGCAGTCAGTCTCTACCTTCAGGATAGAGAAAACGAATTGGCGAACGGGACGATCAAATCCTATCGGCACAAGCTGACGAGATTCGTAGAATGGTGTGACCAAGAAGAAATAGAGAATCTAAATACGCTATCGGGACGTGATATACTTCGGTTCAAACAGTCCCGGTCTAACGTGCTCAACTCTGTGTCATTAAAGGGCCAAATGGACACACTGAGGAGTTTCATTCGATGGTGTGAATCAATCGACGGAGTAGAACAGGATCTCCACAATAAGGTCATGTCTCCTACTCTAAGCCAAGGAGACAGGGAGAGAGACATCTTGATTGATTCAGAGATCGCCAAAGATATTCTCGAACATTTGTCCCGGTTCGAATATGCTTCACTCCATCATGCACTCCTCACTCTGCTATGGCGTTGTGGAGCAAGATCTGGAACAGTCCGTTCCTTCGATCTTCGGGACTACGAGAGAGAGAATCAAAGACTGGAGGCGAAACATCGTCCTGAAACTCCACTAAAGAACAAGAAACGAGGGGAGAGGCTAATTGCACTCAGCTCCGATGTATGCCAAGTCCTGAACGACTACATAGACCATAACCGGGAGAAGGTAACAAATGAACCAGGACGAAAGCCGTTACTCACAACTCAATTTGGACGGATTTCAAAGTCTACTATTCGAGAAACCTGTTATCGGTGGACTCATCCCTGCCAATATAATGGCGGTGAGTGCCCACACAGTCGGGATATGGATGAGTGTCAAGCCCTGAATCCACCCAAGAAAGCACCCTCTCTATGTCCATCCTCTCGTAGCCCTCACGCTTGGAGAAGAGGTGCTATCACTCACCATCTTACTGAAGATGTTCCTATAGAAGTTGTGAGTGACCGGATGAACGTCTCTCGAGACGTATTGGATCAGCATTACGATAGACGGTCTGAAGAGGTGAAGGTAGAACAAAGACGGGAATATCTATCAAATATTTAG